The Raoultibacter phocaeensis genome contains a region encoding:
- the nadD gene encoding nicotinate-nucleotide adenylyltransferase — MAVVSERFDGLGLADPRKTYRLGIMGGTFDPIHIGHLACAEQVREIYGLDAVIFVPAGNPVFKRDKQVTSPEHRLAMCRLAVASNPAFDASSIEIERGGDTYTVDTLRQLKAHYPANVELHFITGADAVFSIVKWRESSEIAKLAQLIGVTRPGYELSAEKKRYLAERSDFSVSYTEVTALAISSSALRERVRAGKSIRYLVMQSVLDYIAEHGLYAC, encoded by the coding sequence ATGGCCGTCGTATCGGAACGCTTCGACGGCCTCGGCCTCGCCGATCCCCGCAAAACCTATCGTCTCGGCATCATGGGCGGCACGTTCGACCCCATCCATATCGGACACCTCGCCTGTGCCGAGCAGGTGCGCGAGATCTACGGGCTCGACGCCGTCATCTTCGTGCCGGCGGGCAATCCCGTGTTCAAACGCGACAAGCAGGTCACTTCGCCCGAGCACCGCCTTGCGATGTGCAGGCTTGCGGTTGCAAGCAACCCCGCATTCGATGCGAGCTCTATCGAGATCGAACGAGGCGGCGATACCTATACGGTCGACACGCTCAGACAGCTCAAGGCGCACTATCCCGCAAACGTGGAGCTGCATTTCATCACCGGGGCCGACGCGGTATTCAGTATCGTGAAGTGGCGCGAAAGCTCGGAAATCGCGAAACTCGCCCAGCTCATCGGCGTAACGCGCCCCGGATACGAGCTTTCGGCCGAAAAGAAACGCTATTTGGCCGAACGCTCCGATTTCTCGGTATCCTATACTGAAGTCACGGCGCTCGCCATCTCGTCGAGCGCGTTGCGCGAGCGGGTACGCGCAGGCAAGTCGATCCGCTACCTCGTCATGCAAAGCGTGCTCGACTACATCGCCGAACACGGACTCTACGCATGCTGA